The following coding sequences are from one Paenibacillus sp. FSL R5-0912 window:
- a CDS encoding GspE/PulE family protein, with protein sequence MPIIKKRLGDLLVDNGIISQEQLTEALAEQRKTKRKLGDLLISQGYITEQQLIEVLEFQLGIPHVSLFKYQIDPAITQIIPESMAKRYQVLPFMKEGGKLMVAMADPLDYFAIEDLRMSTGFRIEPAISTRDELQRAIARHYGMRDSMSQMMVELPTQEEIEETEITDEDSPIVRLVNQMIQQAVALRASDIHVDPGENNLSIRYRIDGTLRTERVIPKQMQGFITARLKIMAKLNIAERRLPQDGRIKMQFDYKMVDIRVSSLPTMHGEKIVLRLLDLSTGVKSVDSLGFSESNAATFREMIARPYGILLITGPTGSGKTTTLYSALNQLNVESTNIITVEDPVEYQLEGVNQVHVNAAVGLTFAAGLRSILRQDPNIVMVGEIRDTETAEIAVRASLTGHLVLSTLHTNDAISTISRLRDMGVEPYLIASSLIGVVAQRLVRKICPDCKEKYKPSEQEAIMLRKYSLPADVLHRGRGCGSCSTTGYRGRIAIHEVLTIDDHMRQLITDLASVDELKVAARERGLVQLMEDGFLKVTQGTTTLQEVLRETVSQ encoded by the coding sequence TTGCCAATCATAAAAAAAAGACTGGGAGACTTGCTGGTAGATAACGGCATTATCTCGCAGGAGCAGTTGACCGAGGCTCTAGCCGAACAGCGCAAAACCAAACGCAAGCTTGGTGATCTGCTGATCTCGCAGGGTTATATTACCGAGCAGCAGCTAATTGAAGTATTGGAATTCCAGCTTGGCATACCTCATGTAAGCTTGTTCAAATATCAGATTGACCCGGCCATTACGCAGATTATTCCGGAGAGTATGGCCAAACGATATCAGGTGCTCCCGTTCATGAAGGAAGGCGGCAAGCTGATGGTGGCTATGGCTGATCCGTTGGACTATTTCGCCATTGAGGATTTGCGGATGAGTACAGGGTTCAGAATCGAACCTGCGATCTCCACCCGGGATGAGCTGCAGCGGGCGATTGCCCGGCATTACGGCATGCGTGATTCTATGAGCCAGATGATGGTTGAACTGCCCACCCAGGAAGAAATTGAAGAGACGGAGATTACCGATGAAGATTCGCCTATAGTCCGGCTGGTCAATCAGATGATTCAGCAGGCAGTGGCCTTGCGGGCATCCGATATCCATGTAGACCCGGGTGAGAATAACCTGTCTATCCGTTACCGGATTGACGGCACGCTGCGTACGGAACGTGTGATTCCCAAACAGATGCAGGGCTTTATTACAGCCAGACTGAAGATCATGGCGAAGCTTAACATTGCGGAGCGCAGGCTTCCGCAGGACGGGCGTATCAAGATGCAATTTGATTACAAAATGGTTGATATCCGCGTATCTTCACTGCCGACAATGCACGGGGAGAAAATTGTACTCCGGCTGCTGGATCTCAGCACAGGCGTGAAATCAGTGGACAGTCTTGGCTTCAGTGAGTCGAATGCTGCTACTTTTAGAGAAATGATTGCCAGACCGTACGGGATTTTGTTGATTACTGGGCCAACAGGGAGCGGCAAAACGACAACCTTGTACTCGGCATTGAACCAATTAAATGTGGAGAGCACAAATATTATAACGGTTGAAGATCCGGTAGAGTATCAGCTCGAAGGAGTCAATCAAGTGCATGTGAATGCTGCTGTTGGCCTTACCTTCGCAGCAGGACTGCGTTCGATTCTCCGGCAGGATCCGAATATCGTAATGGTAGGGGAGATCCGCGATACAGAAACGGCGGAGATTGCAGTCAGAGCCTCCTTAACGGGTCATCTTGTCCTGTCGACGCTGCATACCAATGATGCTATCAGCACTATATCGCGCCTCAGGGATATGGGAGTTGAGCCTTATCTTATTGCTTCTTCCCTGATAGGGGTAGTTGCCCAGCGGCTTGTGCGTAAAATATGCCCGGACTGTAAAGAAAAGTACAAGCCGTCTGAGCAGGAAGCGATCATGCTGCGGAAATACAGTCTGCCAGCAGACGTTCTCCATCGCGGACGGGGCTGCGGCAGCTGTAGCACTACAGGTTACCGTGGACGTATTGCCATTCACGAGGTGTTAACTATCGATGACCATATGCGGCAATTGATTACGGATCTGGCATCCGTCGATGAACTGAAAGTTGCCGCGCGCGAGCGCGGGCTTGTACAGCTAATGGAAGACGGCTTCCTCAAGGTTACGCAGGGAACCACGACGCTCCAAGAGGTTCTGCGGGAGACGGTATCGCAGTAA
- a CDS encoding DUF5057 domain-containing protein — protein MKLFRRRTWFLVSGATFAAILIALFVHSFVLSVNAVVDSSYTIRILEITDPNSTASLALDANDKYPKSELDGLQGLANVKIDTMTMKRFVSLRDNWDGKYDAVYIGKGAFNKTMINSTGSTSEADRKIAHNTTAVENDITLLKAKEITDYYISKGLNVFLREETFSQQTTSNTQGVLYATFNPYRTATRSNVIFLKNLNELNTLTAAIKDGSWSNLSTLEQRPRLTITNKPDNYSEGSATVYKSGDTLVFPIKIDNISDPKTSVRVKLYMNVDSSLPVTEDTVVATKEITSPTDTLSYTLPSTFSGPLYWRMEISTIAGLKDFDTGNIFYKGIKPVIKVLQIMPSGKTDSNLLNSNNMQTSYLSSDNYELQITPKDMSWFNTYITDHASTSDTTSGLNGKFDMVVFGFQDMYDRVSTPMLSKAAAEAVKAFAKETGQSLMLTHDTIFREVTAPYQESTNNYNYWSPYFHDMVGQALPRTYLGGNAVNPSTKVVSVNQGLLTQYPFNLDTTGMTANRYSVATTHDQFFPLNLERADVIPWYNISGSSRDTDDSYNHFYTYSVGNITFSGTGHTNTRFPEWEQKLFVNTMYRAFTGANHAPDITVYTPQDMSTKPTYQDKLTVSYAATDFDFKDKELITAIQINKLTDKGTYVKVDEMLEKTVRSGETVTQIFNNPLHEDGKLQIQITAKDKQGALATKLITLNVKKVDSNLSISRTLSSDTVERGQPLTITYSVKPNPIPVNTVDAGDKGVTQLVISDIQYSEVFPAYLKFNDLEAEGLTHSGNDASGYTITKNLGNLTYHLSEDGLTYVPDVTTGISFTVTTVPTEKIHYLLDNSNLSFEDLHSLPAATATASATVSPIATASAATAPATASPTVAATATPAPVSSSKIFSSISSISSEFNAFVLGNVYLRSTNTDGRIAAAGDVEFTSYSLYGNGGTLSNSLVVGGNFIFNGGNGATVNGNVAYGGNSTVTVNNSVTGSLTKATPINFEETEKYLLAQSTDFTSLTANGTVGTDLSFVGTDALQNVFNVTASTLNNVKINAPQSSTVVINVLGQIINISGGFDLTNIQNNHIIMNFPQATSLTINGVAVKATVLAPLANVQFDNGQMLGTLIAKSLRTDNGGYLKLGVFNGTLQPVTVATPTPVITPAPTATPEPTAEPTPSPTPAPVLARVTMKFDALSFDAIVKLTGVTLSDATIRVNTSLNMLPQANITPLDVSNPTYTWVSDNPSVATITQEGIVTGLAQGEASITLTVRDIVGTAFSATAKVEVITPALNISGPSTGIVGIPNEYHATYNTVNDTIKGYEWSIKPDSNTAGAVLDFDSTKSLNDYATLVASQSGQVVLIAVAKTEAFPNGSAPREVTVTFTNPVQEFVIEGPPSVKVNDTISLTIRVIRPLPYDPAEYAWSFVGDGRTYATFTNEPDSSSHIKLTGLKITDINQPVVVKASLKGAPAEQPVEAIFNVTVGTRLTDLKLIESIDIGVGKENSRDLCDSKYLTLYPEDIELKDVIDKLEWSSSNPAVVAVSSDGKITGLIKGSAKVTVIFKDDPSIKSSVMVNVLNEDRY, from the coding sequence ATGAAATTATTCCGGCGGAGAACATGGTTTCTAGTTTCCGGGGCTACATTTGCGGCTATATTAATTGCTTTGTTTGTCCATTCTTTTGTTCTTTCAGTCAATGCAGTAGTAGATAGTTCGTATACCATCCGTATTCTTGAGATCACTGATCCAAACAGCACTGCAAGCTTGGCACTGGATGCCAATGATAAATACCCCAAGAGTGAACTCGATGGTCTTCAGGGATTAGCCAACGTCAAGATTGATACAATGACTATGAAACGCTTCGTATCCCTGCGTGATAACTGGGACGGCAAATACGATGCTGTCTATATCGGTAAAGGGGCATTCAACAAGACAATGATTAATAGTACAGGATCCACTTCCGAAGCTGATCGCAAGATTGCCCATAATACCACTGCGGTCGAGAATGATATTACCCTCCTCAAAGCTAAAGAGATCACCGACTACTATATCAGCAAAGGCCTGAATGTCTTCCTTCGCGAGGAGACCTTCAGCCAACAGACTACAAGCAACACTCAGGGTGTCCTGTATGCAACGTTCAATCCCTACCGCACAGCTACTCGCTCCAATGTAATTTTCCTGAAGAACCTGAACGAACTCAACACACTTACGGCTGCGATAAAGGATGGCAGTTGGTCTAACCTATCCACTCTTGAGCAGCGCCCTAGACTAACCATTACCAACAAACCTGATAATTACAGCGAGGGTTCTGCTACCGTATATAAGTCCGGAGACACACTGGTCTTCCCCATCAAGATCGATAACATCTCAGACCCCAAAACATCAGTGCGGGTCAAATTATATATGAATGTGGACTCTTCTCTGCCCGTAACTGAAGATACGGTAGTTGCTACCAAAGAAATCACTTCTCCAACAGATACATTGAGCTATACGCTGCCGTCTACTTTCTCAGGGCCGTTGTATTGGAGAATGGAAATCAGCACAATTGCCGGACTGAAAGACTTTGATACAGGGAACATCTTTTATAAGGGTATAAAGCCCGTCATCAAAGTACTTCAGATTATGCCTTCGGGCAAGACAGACAGCAACCTGTTGAATTCAAACAATATGCAGACTTCATATTTGTCCAGCGATAATTACGAGTTGCAGATCACTCCAAAGGACATGAGCTGGTTCAACACCTATATTACCGACCATGCCAGTACAAGTGATACAACTTCAGGCCTGAACGGAAAATTTGACATGGTGGTCTTCGGTTTCCAGGATATGTACGACCGTGTCAGTACGCCAATGCTCTCCAAGGCAGCTGCAGAGGCGGTTAAAGCTTTTGCTAAAGAGACCGGACAGAGTCTGATGCTTACACATGACACTATCTTCCGTGAGGTAACGGCTCCTTACCAAGAGAGTACCAATAATTATAACTATTGGAGCCCTTACTTCCACGATATGGTTGGTCAAGCTTTGCCCCGGACTTATCTGGGCGGAAACGCGGTGAATCCGTCTACCAAGGTAGTTTCGGTCAACCAAGGGCTTCTGACGCAATACCCGTTTAACCTTGATACAACCGGTATGACCGCGAACCGGTATTCAGTGGCTACGACCCATGACCAGTTCTTCCCGCTGAACCTGGAGCGGGCCGATGTTATTCCCTGGTATAATATTTCGGGTTCCAGCCGTGACACGGACGACAGCTATAACCATTTTTACACCTATTCAGTTGGCAATATTACATTCTCGGGTACCGGCCACACGAACACAAGGTTTCCCGAGTGGGAGCAGAAGTTATTCGTCAATACCATGTATCGTGCGTTCACCGGCGCCAATCACGCGCCTGATATTACCGTCTATACTCCGCAGGACATGAGTACCAAGCCAACGTACCAAGACAAATTGACTGTTAGCTATGCCGCTACTGATTTTGATTTCAAGGACAAGGAACTGATCACAGCAATACAGATTAATAAGCTAACCGACAAGGGAACATACGTAAAGGTCGATGAAATGCTTGAGAAGACTGTCCGTTCGGGTGAAACAGTAACTCAAATCTTCAATAATCCTCTGCATGAGGATGGCAAGCTGCAGATTCAGATTACTGCAAAGGACAAGCAAGGTGCCCTTGCTACGAAACTTATCACCCTTAATGTCAAAAAGGTAGATTCCAATCTGTCTATCAGCCGCACTCTCTCTTCTGATACAGTGGAAAGAGGACAGCCTCTTACCATTACGTATAGTGTAAAACCTAACCCTATTCCGGTTAATACCGTAGACGCAGGCGACAAAGGTGTTACACAGTTAGTGATCTCAGACATTCAGTATTCAGAGGTATTCCCGGCATATCTGAAATTCAATGATTTGGAGGCTGAAGGCCTCACCCATAGCGGGAATGATGCATCAGGCTACACGATCACCAAAAATCTCGGTAATCTCACTTATCATTTGTCAGAGGATGGTCTGACTTATGTGCCTGATGTAACTACAGGGATCAGCTTCACCGTTACTACAGTACCTACTGAGAAGATACATTATCTGCTTGATAACTCTAATTTGAGCTTTGAGGATCTGCATTCTCTGCCGGCTGCTACAGCAACTGCCAGTGCTACTGTCAGCCCTATTGCTACTGCCAGTGCTGCAACAGCTCCTGCAACAGCTTCACCTACAGTTGCTGCTACTGCTACCCCAGCACCAGTAAGTTCATCAAAGATATTCAGTTCGATAAGTAGTATTAGTAGTGAATTCAATGCATTTGTTCTTGGTAATGTTTATCTTAGGAGTACCAATACGGATGGACGTATCGCTGCGGCTGGAGACGTAGAATTCACCAGCTACAGTCTTTATGGGAATGGAGGTACCCTCAGTAATTCATTGGTAGTGGGAGGGAATTTCATCTTTAACGGAGGCAATGGAGCTACAGTTAATGGTAATGTGGCTTATGGAGGCAACTCGACAGTCACTGTTAACAATTCAGTCACCGGTTCATTGACTAAAGCTACTCCTATTAATTTTGAAGAAACCGAAAAATATCTTTTAGCACAATCTACTGATTTCACTTCATTAACTGCAAATGGCACTGTAGGCACCGATCTTAGTTTTGTCGGAACCGATGCTTTACAAAATGTGTTTAACGTTACAGCCAGCACGCTGAATAACGTCAAAATCAATGCACCACAAAGCTCAACGGTTGTCATTAATGTCTTAGGACAAATCATAAACATCAGTGGCGGATTCGATTTAACAAATATACAAAATAACCATATTATTATGAACTTTCCTCAGGCTACATCTCTTACTATTAACGGTGTAGCAGTAAAAGCAACGGTACTTGCTCCTTTAGCCAACGTTCAATTCGATAATGGCCAAATGCTGGGCACACTTATTGCGAAATCACTGCGAACAGATAACGGCGGTTATCTTAAGTTGGGGGTATTTAACGGTACATTGCAGCCTGTAACAGTAGCTACACCAACGCCAGTCATAACACCTGCGCCAACTGCAACACCAGAACCGACCGCGGAACCGACACCGAGTCCTACCCCGGCCCCGGTTCTGGCTAGAGTGACAATGAAATTTGATGCTCTGAGTTTTGATGCAATTGTTAAATTAACCGGTGTTACTTTGAGTGATGCCACCATTCGAGTTAACACCAGCCTGAACATGCTGCCTCAGGCTAATATTACTCCCTTGGACGTAAGTAATCCTACCTATACATGGGTTTCAGACAATCCTTCCGTGGCAACAATCACGCAAGAAGGAATAGTCACAGGATTAGCACAGGGTGAAGCCTCTATTACACTTACAGTTAGAGATATTGTTGGAACTGCCTTCTCAGCTACAGCTAAGGTTGAAGTCATAACACCGGCACTTAATATCTCTGGTCCATCAACGGGGATTGTTGGCATACCGAACGAATACCATGCCACTTATAATACCGTAAATGATACTATCAAGGGTTATGAATGGTCGATTAAGCCCGACAGTAATACGGCAGGTGCAGTACTGGATTTTGATTCCACCAAATCACTTAATGATTATGCAACCTTAGTAGCTTCCCAATCCGGTCAAGTCGTACTAATTGCAGTCGCCAAAACCGAAGCTTTCCCAAATGGTTCTGCACCTAGAGAAGTTACGGTTACCTTCACCAATCCAGTCCAAGAGTTTGTCATTGAAGGACCACCTTCAGTGAAGGTTAACGATACAATCTCACTAACGATTAGGGTCATTAGACCATTGCCTTACGATCCGGCCGAATATGCTTGGAGCTTTGTAGGCGACGGTCGCACATACGCAACATTCACGAATGAACCGGACAGCAGTAGTCATATTAAACTGACTGGCCTAAAGATTACAGATATCAACCAGCCGGTGGTTGTGAAGGCCTCCTTGAAGGGAGCACCAGCAGAACAACCCGTCGAAGCAATATTCAATGTAACTGTGGGAACCCGCTTGACTGACCTGAAGTTAATTGAATCCATCGATATTGGTGTGGGAAAAGAAAACTCCCGTGACCTGTGTGATTCCAAGTACCTTACGTTGTACCCGGAGGATATAGAGTTGAAGGACGTAATAGACAAGTTGGAATGGAGCAGCAGCAACCCGGCAGTGGTAGCAGTGTCTTCTGACGGCAAAATTACAGGCTTGATTAAAGGATCTGCAAAAGTTACGGTCATATTCAAAGATGATCCTTCAATCAAATCTTCAGTCATGGTCAACGTACTTAACGAAGACCGTTACTAA
- a CDS encoding type II secretion system protein: protein MKKYVDRLKSQQGFTLIELIAAITLFSMIVGIISMVTMLGFRSYHKITIENSLRDEADIIMSSIINELYTFAPERVERTNTNDGILLKKKKSDTDPSFEVVKIAFTQGKLVIGTETEEPSNDSRTSVKSDLTGSLISSATPDGRFCTSASPCGSGLIEITLQLAQEYDGRDYTMEMKSKFGF, encoded by the coding sequence ATGAAAAAATACGTTGACCGGCTAAAGTCACAGCAGGGCTTCACGCTAATTGAGCTTATTGCCGCCATAACCTTATTTTCAATGATTGTGGGCATCATTTCTATGGTCACTATGCTTGGATTCCGCAGCTATCATAAAATAACAATCGAAAATTCTCTCAGAGATGAAGCGGATATTATTATGTCTTCAATTATAAATGAATTATATACATTTGCCCCGGAGCGGGTAGAGAGAACGAACACCAACGATGGAATTCTTCTAAAAAAGAAGAAAAGCGATACAGATCCTAGCTTTGAGGTGGTCAAGATAGCTTTCACTCAAGGGAAGCTGGTTATTGGCACCGAAACAGAGGAGCCTTCCAATGACTCCCGGACGTCAGTTAAATCAGATCTGACCGGTTCACTCATTTCCTCTGCAACGCCTGACGGCAGGTTCTGTACAAGCGCTTCTCCGTGTGGCAGCGGACTGATTGAGATTACACTCCAATTGGCACAGGAGTATGACGGCAGGGACTACACCATGGAAATGAAGAGTAAATTTGGATTCTAG
- a CDS encoding type IV pilus modification PilV family protein — protein sequence MSWRDKWNRNRERGKEEGFTLIEVLAAIVILSIVSLVLTSYFTNALSYSKSNQNKTIMVNLARNALFYMEKQDFEAMGQYFNVKETSQSAVHPVIEAEQCKDASCLYNNAGFINSGVLPEVLNPFINNIQYEVNITYQAKLHEDMLAGKSSSGGKDAIDTRKQEMAPYLIPVQVKVTGPGGPNANTVSTVVEGYITDEKIR from the coding sequence ATGTCTTGGAGAGACAAGTGGAACCGAAACCGTGAGCGGGGCAAGGAAGAGGGATTTACGCTGATTGAGGTGCTGGCAGCCATCGTGATTTTGTCGATAGTTTCTCTGGTGCTAACCTCCTACTTCACCAACGCGCTGTCCTATTCGAAATCGAACCAGAATAAGACGATCATGGTCAATCTGGCGCGTAATGCGCTCTTTTATATGGAGAAGCAGGATTTTGAGGCTATGGGCCAATACTTTAATGTAAAAGAAACTAGCCAAAGTGCTGTACACCCTGTTATTGAAGCAGAGCAGTGTAAAGATGCTTCTTGTTTATATAATAATGCGGGGTTTATCAATTCGGGGGTGCTGCCTGAAGTGCTGAATCCTTTTATCAACAATATCCAATATGAGGTAAATATAACTTATCAGGCAAAGCTGCATGAGGATATGCTGGCGGGAAAGAGCAGCAGTGGAGGGAAGGATGCCATAGACACCCGCAAACAAGAAATGGCCCCTTATCTGATTCCGGTACAAGTAAAAGTTACTGGACCGGGCGGTCCCAATGCGAATACAGTCAGCACGGTGGTGGAGGGTTATATTACCGATGAAAAAATACGTTGA
- a CDS encoding alpha/beta hydrolase, producing the protein MALIECKFYSEVLGLNTSMTVILPQQTTTQIGMSNVSRGNLHPTLYLLHGLSDDDSIWLRRTSIERYVAQMGIAVVMPQVHRSFYTDMAAGGQYWTFISEELPALARSFFPLSAKREDNFVAGLSMGGYGAMKLGLRKPETFAAAASLSGALDMAHHFMNWEDKSQKTKEYMQIFGDKDIAGTPEDLLWLLKEVDRSKGPKPLLYQCCGTGDFLYEDNQTFRKACSKTKLSLTYEEGPGEHEWGYWDTKIRDVLNWLPLGKAKSADL; encoded by the coding sequence ATGGCTTTAATCGAATGCAAGTTTTATTCGGAAGTGCTGGGGCTGAACACCTCGATGACCGTGATTCTGCCGCAGCAGACTACTACACAGATCGGAATGAGTAATGTGTCACGGGGGAACCTTCACCCTACGCTTTACTTGCTGCACGGCTTGTCCGATGATGATTCGATCTGGCTGCGCCGGACCTCGATAGAGCGTTATGTCGCGCAGATGGGCATTGCCGTTGTTATGCCTCAGGTCCACCGCAGCTTCTACACCGACATGGCGGCGGGCGGACAGTATTGGACATTTATCAGTGAGGAGCTGCCGGCGCTGGCCCGTTCGTTCTTCCCGTTGTCAGCGAAACGCGAGGATAACTTCGTGGCCGGACTGTCGATGGGCGGTTATGGAGCGATGAAGCTGGGACTGCGCAAGCCGGAGACCTTTGCCGCTGCCGCGAGTCTGTCCGGTGCCCTGGATATGGCCCATCATTTCATGAACTGGGAAGATAAATCGCAGAAGACGAAGGAGTATATGCAGATTTTTGGAGACAAGGACATTGCAGGCACGCCTGAAGACCTGCTGTGGCTGCTGAAGGAAGTGGACCGCTCCAAAGGGCCGAAGCCCCTTCTCTATCAGTGCTGCGGCACCGGGGATTTCCTCTATGAGGACAATCAGACTTTCCGTAAGGCCTGCTCCAAGACCAAGCTGTCACTGACTTACGAGGAAGGGCCGGGCGAGCATGAATGGGGATATTGGGATACCAAGATCCGTGATGTACTGAACTGGCTGCCACTCGGCAAAGCAAAGTCCGCTGACTTGTAA
- the argH gene encoding argininosuccinate lyase, which produces MSKLWGGRFTKGTNKLVEEYTASIGFDKALAEEDVQGSLAHVTMLGKCGILPQDDVETIKNGLNKVLDKVRAGEIVFSVADEDIHMNIEKNLIEEIGPVGGKLHTGRSRNDQVATDMHLYLRNRVVELVALLHELQEALIGQAKDNVETIVPGYTHLQRAQPILFAHHLLAYVSMFRRDAERLTDSYKRINVLPLGAGALAGTTFPIDRHFVAEQLGFDSVYENSLDAVSDRDFIVEFLANAALVMTHLSRLSEELVLWSSTEFSFVELDDAFCTGSSIMPQKKNPDVPELVRGKTGRVYGNLIGLLTVLKSLPLAYNKDMQEDKEGMFDTVATLTGALQLFAPMISTMKVNKARMREAVNTDFSNATDIADFLVGKGLPFRQAHEVIGKTVLYCINEGKFLLDLTLEEFKQFSPLFDDQIYAVLQPEAVVNARNVYGGTATVQVQAAIERAEAALLAANEWVVQHGDAAQ; this is translated from the coding sequence GTGAGCAAGCTGTGGGGCGGACGTTTTACCAAAGGAACGAACAAGCTGGTGGAGGAGTATACGGCTTCCATCGGATTCGACAAGGCACTTGCGGAAGAGGATGTGCAGGGCAGTCTGGCGCATGTCACGATGCTGGGCAAATGCGGGATTCTGCCGCAGGATGATGTGGAGACGATCAAGAACGGACTGAATAAGGTACTGGATAAGGTGCGTGCGGGAGAGATTGTGTTCTCCGTAGCCGATGAAGATATTCATATGAATATTGAAAAGAATCTGATCGAGGAGATCGGCCCGGTAGGCGGTAAGCTACACACTGGCCGCAGCCGTAACGATCAGGTGGCGACGGATATGCATCTCTACTTGCGTAACCGCGTAGTAGAGCTGGTGGCTCTCCTGCATGAGCTGCAGGAAGCGCTGATCGGGCAAGCCAAGGACAATGTGGAGACCATTGTACCGGGCTACACCCATCTGCAGCGCGCTCAGCCAATTCTGTTCGCGCATCATCTGCTGGCTTATGTGTCCATGTTCCGCCGCGATGCGGAGCGCCTGACCGACAGCTACAAGCGGATCAACGTGCTGCCGCTGGGTGCAGGGGCGCTGGCGGGAACAACGTTCCCGATTGACCGCCACTTCGTGGCCGAGCAGCTGGGCTTCGACAGCGTCTATGAGAACAGCCTGGACGCTGTCAGCGACCGTGATTTCATTGTTGAGTTCCTGGCCAATGCAGCGCTGGTGATGACTCACCTGTCCCGGCTCAGCGAAGAGCTGGTGCTGTGGAGCAGCACGGAATTCAGCTTCGTGGAGCTGGACGATGCCTTCTGCACCGGCAGCAGCATCATGCCGCAGAAGAAGAACCCGGATGTGCCGGAGCTTGTACGCGGCAAGACAGGCCGTGTCTACGGCAACCTGATCGGGCTGCTGACCGTCCTCAAATCGCTGCCGCTGGCCTATAACAAGGATATGCAGGAAGACAAGGAAGGCATGTTCGATACTGTAGCCACCTTGACAGGAGCATTGCAGCTGTTCGCGCCGATGATCTCCACGATGAAGGTGAACAAGGCGCGGATGCGCGAAGCCGTAAATACCGATTTCTCCAACGCGACCGATATCGCTGACTTCCTGGTGGGCAAGGGTTTGCCTTTCCGCCAGGCGCATGAGGTTATAGGCAAGACCGTATTGTACTGCATTAACGAAGGCAAGTTCCTGCTGGATCTGACGCTGGAGGAATTCAAGCAGTTCTCGCCGCTGTTCGATGACCAGATCTACGCTGTACTGCAGCCGGAGGCTGTTGTGAACGCCCGTAACGTATACGGCGGCACAGCCACTGTTCAGGTGCAAGCAGCGATTGAACGGGCCGAGGCAGCTCTGCTGGCGGCTAACGAATGGGTTGTGCAGCATGGGGATGCTGCACAATAA
- a CDS encoding argininosuccinate synthase → MAKEKIVLAYSGGLDTSVILKWLKETYDAEIIAFTADIGQKEELDGLEEKALATGASKVYIDDLRDEFANDFIYPMFQSGALYEGQYLLGTSIARPLIAKRMVDIAIAEGATAIAHGATGKGNDQVRFELNAAALSPSIKVIAPWRLEEFRNQFPGRAEMIAYAEANGIPVQASAAKPYSMDRNLLHISYESGVLEDPWFDPSAPENKEMFLLSNAPEDAPDEAEYLELDFLKGDCVALNGEPLSPLQVMEKLNELGGKHGIGRVDMVENRFVGMKSRGVYETPGGTILFTAHRKMESITMDREVMNLRDSLITRYSTLVYNGFWFAPERLALQALVKESQKNVTGTVRVKLYKGNIIGAGVKSPVSLYNPDIATMEADPTQAYDQGDATGFIRLNALRLKVSAGVAESNK, encoded by the coding sequence ATGGCAAAAGAAAAAATCGTACTCGCCTATTCCGGCGGATTGGATACCTCAGTCATTCTGAAATGGCTGAAAGAAACGTATGACGCGGAGATTATTGCTTTTACAGCCGATATCGGCCAAAAGGAAGAGCTGGACGGCCTGGAGGAAAAAGCGCTGGCGACCGGCGCCTCCAAAGTCTACATTGATGATCTGCGCGACGAATTCGCGAATGATTTCATCTACCCGATGTTCCAGTCGGGTGCGCTTTATGAAGGCCAATACCTGCTGGGTACAAGCATTGCCCGTCCGCTGATCGCTAAGCGGATGGTGGACATCGCCATCGCCGAAGGCGCAACTGCCATTGCTCACGGGGCAACCGGTAAAGGGAATGACCAGGTGCGTTTCGAATTAAACGCCGCTGCCTTGTCACCAAGCATCAAAGTAATTGCACCTTGGCGTCTGGAAGAGTTCCGCAACCAGTTCCCGGGACGTGCGGAAATGATCGCTTATGCTGAAGCCAATGGCATTCCGGTGCAAGCATCAGCAGCCAAGCCGTACTCGATGGACCGCAACCTGTTACATATCAGCTATGAGAGCGGCGTGCTGGAGGATCCTTGGTTTGATCCAAGCGCACCGGAGAACAAAGAAATGTTCCTGCTGTCGAATGCGCCGGAGGATGCTCCGGATGAAGCGGAATATCTGGAGCTGGACTTCCTGAAGGGCGATTGCGTAGCGCTGAACGGCGAACCGTTATCCCCGCTGCAAGTCATGGAGAAGCTGAATGAGCTTGGCGGTAAGCATGGCATCGGACGTGTGGATATGGTGGAGAATCGTTTCGTCGGCATGAAGAGCCGCGGCGTGTACGAAACACCGGGCGGAACGATCCTGTTCACCGCTCACCGCAAAATGGAGTCGATCACCATGGACCGTGAAGTCATGAATCTGCGCGACAGTCTGATCACCCGTTACAGCACGCTTGTGTACAACGGCTTCTGGTTTGCTCCTGAACGGCTTGCCTTGCAGGCTCTGGTGAAGGAAAGCCAGAAGAACGTAACCGGTACTGTACGCGTCAAGCTGTACAAGGGCAACATCATCGGAGCCGGTGTGAAGAGTCCGGTCAGCCTGTACAACCCGGATATCGCTACTATGGAAGCAGATCCTACACAGGCATATGACCAGGGAGATGCAACTGGCTTTATCCGTCTGAATGCTCTGCGCCTGAAGGTATCGGCCGGCGTAGCAGAGTCCAACAAGTAG